The Vicia villosa cultivar HV-30 ecotype Madison, WI linkage group LG1, Vvil1.0, whole genome shotgun sequence genome includes a region encoding these proteins:
- the LOC131640783 gene encoding uncharacterized protein LOC131640783 has product MEHPQATMEHGAATASLPDAFLHFLESNGIDPSIYTSIDSTPRYIRLKPGFEDCIEDVESEVKCKPEKLEWLLGFYTLPPHIQIASTKAYQEGKIYGIDASSGAAVMALGIEPGDHVLDLCAAPGAKLCMILDLLGDSGSVTGVDAARHRLAACRTMLQKYKLGDRCRLFVADGTTFSVIPGGFRSDSESCESRLEERMDEFKEWTSRRPWKERKKAKKCGTPQVVSKSHPPELIYYGRHSGVIGLTKGELYKTVSENETAGYGYDKVLVDAECTHDGSVKHIQKFEHWGWVTLQRRVLDAERTDSLHALQLNLLTNGFRLLKVGGSLVYSTCSLTVAQNEDVVEQFLKENITAELTEIDAARKWPCKGGRIQKTWRFDPLTSQTSGLFVAKFRKVVI; this is encoded by the exons ATGGAACACCCTCAAGCAACCATGGAACACGGCGCTGCAACGGCGTCACTACCAGACGCTTTTCTCCACTTCTTAGAATCCAACGGAATCGACCCATCCATTTACACTTCAATTGATTCCACTCCACGATACATTCG GTTGAAACCCGGTTTTGAAGATTGTATTGAAGATGTTGAATCAGAAGTTAAATGTAAACCCGAAAAATTGGAATGGTTGCTAGGGTTTTACACTCTTCCACCTCATATTCAAATTGCTAGCACTAAGGCATACCAAGAAGGAAAG ATATATGGTATTGATGCATCTTCTGGAGCTGCTGTTATGGCTTTAGGTATAGAACCTGGGGATCATGTGTTGGACCTATGTGCTGCTCCTG GTGCTAAACTTTGTATGATACTAGACCTTCTTGGTGATTCGGGCTCCGTAACTGGAGTTGATGCTGCAAGGCATCGATTGGCAGCATGTAGAACAATGCTGCAGAAGTATAAACTGGGTGATAGATGCCGGCTTTTTGTTGCTGATGGAACAACATTTTCAGTTATTCCCGGGGGGTTTcgttctgattctgaatcat GTGAGTCTAGATTGGAAGAAAGAATGGACGAATTCAAGGAGTGGACATCTAGAAGACCAtggaaagaaaggaaaaaagCAAAGAAGTGTGGCACTCCACAAGTGGTGTCTAAGTCTCACCCTCCTGAACTCATATATTATGGACGACATTCTGGAGTTATTGGTCTTACTAAAGGAGAATTATATAAGACTGTATCTGAAAATGAGACTGCAGGCTATGGCTATGACAAA GTCCTTGTGGATGCAGAATGTACTCATGATGGTTCAGTTAAACATATTCAGAAGTTTGAACATTGGGGCTGGGTAACTCTTCAACGTCGTGTGCTGGATGCTGAGAGGACGGATAGTTTACATGCTCTTCAG CTGAATCTTCTCACCAACGGCTTCAGACTACTAAAAGTTGGAGGATCACTCGTCTATAGCACTTGCAG TTTAACTGTTGCACAAAATGAAGACGTGGTAGAACAGTTCTTGAAGGAAAATATAACCGCCG AGTTGACAGAGATAGATGCTGCCAGAAAATGGCCTTGCAAGGGTGGCCGCATACAAAAAACATGGCGATTTGACCCATTAACATCACAAACTAGTGGACTCTTTGTGGCAAAATTTAGAAAAGTAGTCATTTGA
- the LOC131608777 gene encoding rhodanese-like domain-containing protein 17 produces MGSIEIQSSEPEIVTVDVLAAKSLIQTTHVYLDVRTVEEFQKGHVDSDKIINIAYMFNTPEGRVKNPDFLKEVLTLCKKEDHLIVGCQSGVRSVYATVDLLAEGFKDVTNMGGGYLDWVKKEFPVKIHVTK; encoded by the exons ATGGGTTCTATTGAAATTCAAAG CTCAGAACCTGAGATTGTCACCGTTGATGTGCTTGCAGCCAAGTCTCTCATCCAGACCACCCATGTTTATCTTGATGTCag AACGGTGGAGGAGTTTCAGAAAGGGCATGTGGATTCAGACAAGATCATTAACATTGCATACATGTTTAATACACCCGAGG GGAGGGTGAAGAATCCAGATTTTCTGAAGGAGGTTTTGACTCTTTGCAAGAAAGAAGATCATCTCATAGTG GGTTGCCAAAGTGGAGTGAGATCTGTATATGCAACTGTTGATCTTCTGGCTGAA GGGTTTAAGGATGTGACCAACATGGGTGGAGGTTATCTGGACTGGGTTAAAAAGGAATTTCCTGTCAAGATACATGTCACCAAATAG
- the LOC131640796 gene encoding uncharacterized protein LOC131640796, whose translation LGQVATDPNNHFNTQNSANFPFNQNPNNFQNPNNYQNPNYYQNPNQFSNQHPQNIPNFGFPPNFNQSSSVPNFQPYYGSMPRNPSQTPPFNGYVTMANANFPSGGVPEFPEFSTQLTIGGMIVSNEVAPNSEDSTPKSRKTQQPAWNTKQNLVLISGWIKFGTSSVVGRNQKGETYWGKIAEYCNEHCSFDPPRDGPACRNRFNYMNKMLGKWIGAYDGAKRMQGSGWSENDVLAKAQELYACGKNVRFTLMEEWHALRDQPCYGSQVGGNIGSGSSGSKRSRESDACGSNTVESSARPIGREAAKKKGKKKSKEYASEVVDKEWVEYKEFKTKELERLDNIALMQQQANNIALEKTKTKKMKMYLKLTSEEHLDDRKKQLLKKLEAYNQNREIEENYIVNRFRERRNKISEDNAPRSRKYLNRDHAAENQRLIDDYFANEPTYDDAMFRRRYRMKKNVFLRIVGDLSSSDNYFTQRVDAANKEGISPLAKCTTAMRMLAYGVAADAVDEYIKIGGTTALKCLRRFCKGIIRLYEQVYLRAPTQDDLQRILHVSEMRGFPGMIGSIDCMHWEWKNCPKAWEGQFTRGDKGTTTVILEAVASHDLWIWHAFFGCLGTLNDINVLDRSLVFDDVEQGKAPSVNFFVNQRPYNMAYYLADGIYPSYPTFVKSIRLPQSEPDKLFAKFQEGCRKDIERAFGVLQARFKIIREPARLWDIADLGIIMRSCIILHNMIVEDERDSYSQRWTDFEQSGESGSSAPQPYSTEVLPAFANHVRARSEFRDPNVHQELQADLVKHIWTKFGMFRD comes from the exons ttagggcaggttgctacagatcccaataatcattttaacactcaaaattctgctaattttccatttaaccaaaatcccaacaattttcaaaatccCAACAATTATCAAAATCCCAACTATTATCAAAATCCAAATCAATTTTCCAACCAACATCCTCAAAACATACCTAATTTTGGTTTTCCACCAAATTTCAACCAGTCATCCTCTGTTCCAAACTTTCAACCATATTATGGATCTATGCCGAGAAATCCATCTCAAACACCCCCGTTTAATGGTTATGTGACAATGGCGAATGCAAATTTTCCAAGTGGTGGTGTACCTGAATTTCCCGAATTTTCAACACAACTAACTATTGGTGGCATGATAGTTTCTAATGAAGTCGCTCCAAATTCAGAGGATTCAACTCCTAAGAGCAGGAAAACTCAGCAACCAGCATGGAACACTAAACAAAATTTGGTGCTAATTAGTGGGTGGATTAAATTTGGAACAAGCAGTGTTGTCGGGAGAAACCAGAAAGGTGAAACATATTGGGGTAAAATTGCTGAGTATTGTAATGAGCATTGCTCATTCGATCCTCCGCGTGATGGACCTGCATGCCGAAACCGTTTTAATTATATGAACAAAATGTTGGGTAAATGGATTGGCGCTTATGATGGCGCTAAGCGTATGCAAGGAAGTGGTTGGTCGGAGAATGATGTTTTGGCAAAAGCGCAGGAATTATATGCATGTGGGAAGAATGTTAGATTCACTTTAATGGAAGAATGGCACGCTCTCCGTGATCAACCATGTTATGGTAGTCAAGTAGGAGGAAATATTGGCTCAGGAAGTAGTGGATCTAAGAGATCTCGCGAGAGTGATGCATGTGGCTCAAACACTGTAGAATCAAGTGCTCGTCCTATAGGAAGGGAGGCAGCTAAAAAAAAGGGTAAAAAGAAAAGCAAGGAATATGCCTCGGAGGTGGTGGACAAAGAATGGGTTGAATACAAAGAATTCAAGACGAAAGAGCTTGAACGATTGGACAACATAGCCTTGATGCAACAGCAGGCTAACAATATAGCCTTGGAAAAGACTAAAACTAAGAAAATGAAGATGTATCTAAAGCTAACTTCCGAAGAGCATCTAGATGACCGGAAGAAACAGCTGTTGAAAAAGTTGGA AGCCTACAATCAAAATCGTGAAATTGAAGAAAATTATATAGTCAATCGATTTAGAGAGCGTAGAAACAAAATATCGGAAGATAATGCACCTCGTAGTAGAAAATATCTCAATAGAGATCATGCAGCGGAAAACCAAAGACTAATTGACGACTACTTTGCCAATGAGCCTACATATGACGATGCAATGTTTCGTCGTCGGTACCGgatgaaaaaaaatgttttccttCGAATCGTTGGGGACCTTTCAAGTAGTGATAACTACTTCACCCAACGAGTTGATGCAGCCAATAAAGAAGGTATATCACCCTTAGCAAAATGTACCACAGCAATGCGAATGTTAGCATATGGTGTGGCAGCAGATGCGGTCGATGAGTACATCAAAATAGGAGGTACTACAGCATTGAAGTGCTTACGTAGATTCTGTAAAGGAATCATACGCTTGTACGAGCAAGTGTATCTGAGAGCACCAACCCAAGATGACCTGCAAAGAATACTGCATGTTAGTGAAATGCGGGGGTTCCCAGGGATGATTGGGAGTATTGACTGCATGCACTGGGAGTGGAAAAATTGTCCTAAAGCATGGGAAGGACAATTTACTAGAGGGGATAAGGGAACCACCACAGTTATTCTTGAAGCAGTTGCATCTCATGACCTATGGATCTGGCATGCCTTTTTTGGATGTCTGGGAACGTTGAACGATATAAACGTTCTAGACCGGTCACTAGTGTTTGATGACGTGGAACAGGGAAAGGCTCCAAGTGtgaatttctttgtgaatcaacGTCCATATAATATGGCATACTATCTAGCTGATGGTATCTACCCTTCTTATCCAACTTTCGTCAAATCGATTAGACTTCCTCAAAGTGAACCCGATAAATTATTTGCAAAATTTCAGGAGGGATGTCGGAAGGACATCGAACGTGCATTTGGAGTGCTCCAAGCTCGATTTAAAATCATCCGTGAACCAGCTCGCTTGTGGGACATAGCTGATTTGGGTATCATCATGAGGTCATGCATCATATTACATAATATGATTGTTGAGGATGAACGAGATTCATATTCTCAACGTTGGACCGATTTTGAGCAATCTGGGGAAAGTGGATCTAGTGCACCACAACCATACTCGACCGAGGTGTTACCCGCTTTTGCAAATCATGTGCGTGCTAGATCAGAGTTCCGTGATCCAAATGTTCATCAAGAATTGCAAGCCGATCTAGTGAAGCACATATGGACAAAGTTTGGAATGTTCCGTGATTGA